The Etheostoma cragini isolate CJK2018 chromosome 15, CSU_Ecrag_1.0, whole genome shotgun sequence genome window below encodes:
- the copz2 gene encoding coatomer subunit zeta-2 isoform X1, translating to MDSLEPSLYTVKAVFILDNDGNRLLSKYYDPELYPSMKEQKNFEMNVFNKTHKADNEIAFLEGMTIVYKCSIDLFFYVVGSAQENELMLMSVLNCLFESLSQILRKNVERRCLLDNMEGVFLVVDEIIDGGVILESDPQQVLQKVNYRADENPLSEQSVAQHITEKLALTTNVLQSAKEQIKWSILK from the exons ATGGACTCTCTG GAACCTTCCCTCTATACAGTGAAAGCTGTTTTCATTCTTGACAACGATGGCAACAGACTTCTGTCAAAG TACTATGACCCAGAGCTTTACCCCTCCATGAAGGAACAGAAGAACTTTGAGATGAACGTTTTCaacaagacacacaaagcaGACA ATGAGATAGCTTTCCTGGAGGGGATGACCATCGTCTATAAGTGCAGTATAGATCTCTTCTTCTATGTGGTGGGAAGTGCTCAGGAGAACGAG CTGATGCTGATGTCAGTACTGAACTGCCTGTTTGAGTCCCTCAGTCAGATCCTCAG gaAAAATGTAGAGCGGAGGTGTTTACTGGACAACATGGAAGGAGTGTTTCTGGTTGTGGATGAAATCATCGATGGAGG GGTGATTCTGGAGAGTGACCCCCAGCAGGTCCTACAGAAGGTCAACTACAGG GCGGATGAAAACCCATTATCTGAACAAAGCGTGgcccag CACATAACAGAGAAACTGGCTCTAACCACTAAC GTCCTGCAGTCGGCCAAAGAGCAGATCAAATGGTCCATTCTGAAATGA
- the copz2 gene encoding coatomer subunit zeta-2 isoform X2, which produces MDSLEPSLYTVKAVFILDNDGNRLLSKYYDPELYPSMKEQKNFEMNVFNKTHKADNEIAFLEGMTIVYKCSIDLFFYVVGSAQENELMLMSVLNCLFESLSQILRKNVERRCLLDNMEGVFLVVDEIIDGGVILESDPQQVLQKVNYRADENPLSEQSVAQVLQSAKEQIKWSILK; this is translated from the exons ATGGACTCTCTG GAACCTTCCCTCTATACAGTGAAAGCTGTTTTCATTCTTGACAACGATGGCAACAGACTTCTGTCAAAG TACTATGACCCAGAGCTTTACCCCTCCATGAAGGAACAGAAGAACTTTGAGATGAACGTTTTCaacaagacacacaaagcaGACA ATGAGATAGCTTTCCTGGAGGGGATGACCATCGTCTATAAGTGCAGTATAGATCTCTTCTTCTATGTGGTGGGAAGTGCTCAGGAGAACGAG CTGATGCTGATGTCAGTACTGAACTGCCTGTTTGAGTCCCTCAGTCAGATCCTCAG gaAAAATGTAGAGCGGAGGTGTTTACTGGACAACATGGAAGGAGTGTTTCTGGTTGTGGATGAAATCATCGATGGAGG GGTGATTCTGGAGAGTGACCCCCAGCAGGTCCTACAGAAGGTCAACTACAGG GCGGATGAAAACCCATTATCTGAACAAAGCGTGgcccag GTCCTGCAGTCGGCCAAAGAGCAGATCAAATGGTCCATTCTGAAATGA